From Streptomyces sp. NBC_00370, a single genomic window includes:
- a CDS encoding class I SAM-dependent methyltransferase yields the protein MSATNDITNDTKPRPQKLDDVSGWFAPLDQTLFATLLTRQERLGERGDLLEMGVFMGKSAIFLGRQLRDGEKFTVCDLFESDAPDKANNAETGKSYPTLTRDAFESNYLSFHDELPRVLHAPTSVVPAEVEPKSCRFVHVDASHLYEHVYGDIGAAQDALLLDGIVVLDDFRSEHTPGVSVAAWEAVLNRGLRPICLSTQKLYGTWGDPAPLQELVIAMARADDSCGLSIQQAAGHRIVRVVSHGMRAPEFPFSRHYVEPEPAPAVEAAAVPAPVARKKPRRSRSARLAIDVLPPFVTRSVQRSRARKRARS from the coding sequence ATGAGCGCCACGAATGACATCACCAACGACACAAAGCCACGTCCGCAGAAGCTCGACGATGTGTCCGGCTGGTTCGCACCGCTCGACCAGACCCTCTTCGCGACACTGCTCACCCGGCAGGAAAGGCTCGGGGAACGCGGTGACCTGCTGGAGATGGGCGTCTTCATGGGCAAGAGCGCGATCTTTCTCGGCAGGCAGCTGCGGGACGGCGAGAAATTCACCGTGTGTGATCTTTTCGAGTCCGACGCCCCCGACAAGGCCAACAACGCCGAGACCGGCAAGTCGTACCCGACCCTGACCAGGGACGCGTTCGAGAGCAATTACCTCTCCTTCCACGACGAACTCCCACGGGTCCTGCACGCCCCCACCTCTGTCGTACCCGCCGAGGTCGAGCCGAAGTCCTGCCGGTTCGTGCACGTGGACGCCTCGCACCTGTACGAGCACGTGTACGGCGACATCGGCGCGGCGCAGGACGCCCTGCTGCTCGACGGGATCGTCGTGCTCGACGACTTCCGCAGCGAGCACACCCCCGGCGTCTCCGTCGCCGCCTGGGAGGCCGTGCTCAACCGGGGCCTGCGGCCCATCTGTCTGAGCACCCAGAAGCTGTACGGCACGTGGGGCGACCCGGCGCCGCTCCAGGAACTGGTCATCGCGATGGCCAGGGCCGACGACTCCTGCGGGCTGTCCATCCAGCAGGCGGCCGGGCACCGGATCGTCCGGGTCGTCTCGCACGGCATGCGGGCACCGGAGTTCCCGTTCTCCCGGCACTACGTCGAGCCCGAGCCCGCCCCCGCAGTGGAGGCGGCGGCGGTCCCGGCCCCCGTGGCGCGGAAGAAGCCCCGGCGGTCCCGGTCGGCGCGGCTCGCCATCGACGTACTGCCTCCGTTCGTCACCCGCTCCGTCCAGCGCAGCCGGGCACGCAAGCGCGCCCGGAGCTGA
- a CDS encoding D-cysteine desulfhydrase family protein encodes MAEDTAPRVTFGAWPTPLEPAPRLARALGLGAGDLWLKRDDLTGLGGGGNKVRKLEFLCGAAVAAGARTLVTSGAPQSNHARLTAAAGARLGLDVVLVLAGPAVGQDLGAGNVALDGLLGAEIVWAGEADAADVVQQVVERLRGEGAEPALIPFGGSSATGARGYAECGRELQSQAPDLAQVVTALGSGGTMAGLVRTLGPERVLGVHCGAVPDPRATVAGLVPCPAEALRLRLDQVGAGYATLTEPVKAAIRTAARTEGVVLDPIYTGRAMAGLIAAVTEGDVRAGDRTVFLHSGGLPGLFGNEPAMRWAGAGAP; translated from the coding sequence ATGGCGGAAGACACAGCACCCCGCGTGACGTTCGGGGCCTGGCCGACACCGTTGGAGCCCGCGCCACGGCTGGCGCGGGCACTCGGCCTCGGGGCCGGCGACCTGTGGCTCAAGCGGGACGATCTGACGGGTCTCGGCGGCGGCGGCAACAAGGTCCGCAAGCTGGAGTTCCTCTGCGGCGCCGCCGTCGCGGCCGGGGCGAGGACCCTGGTGACGAGCGGGGCGCCGCAGAGCAACCACGCCCGGCTGACGGCCGCCGCGGGAGCACGGCTCGGCCTTGACGTGGTGCTGGTGCTCGCGGGCCCGGCGGTCGGCCAGGATCTCGGCGCGGGCAATGTCGCGCTCGACGGTCTGCTGGGCGCGGAGATCGTCTGGGCGGGCGAAGCGGACGCCGCCGACGTGGTCCAGCAGGTCGTGGAGCGGCTGCGCGGCGAAGGCGCCGAGCCCGCGCTGATCCCGTTCGGCGGCTCCAGCGCCACCGGCGCCCGCGGCTACGCCGAGTGCGGCCGTGAACTCCAGTCCCAGGCCCCGGACCTGGCCCAGGTGGTCACGGCGCTCGGCTCCGGCGGCACGATGGCGGGCCTCGTCCGCACCCTGGGCCCCGAGCGCGTGCTCGGTGTCCACTGCGGCGCGGTCCCGGACCCGCGCGCGACGGTGGCGGGCCTGGTGCCGTGCCCGGCCGAGGCGCTACGGCTACGGCTGGACCAGGTGGGCGCGGGGTACGCCACGCTCACCGAACCGGTGAAGGCGGCCATCAGAACGGCCGCCCGCACGGAGGGCGTCGTCCTGGACCCGATCTACACCGGCCGCGCGATGGCGGGCCTGATCGCGGCGGTGACCGAGGGCGACGTACGCGCGGGCGACCGCACGGTGTTCCTCCACAGCGGCGGCCTCCCGGGCCTCTTCGGCAACGAACCGGCCATGCGCTGGGCGGGCGCGGGCGCGCCCTAG